The nucleotide sequence GCGCTCTTGGGTTTGGCGTCACCGGGCGGCGGATTGACGGGAGCAGCGTTTTTGTCAGCCATGGGAATGCGTGCTAAAGTTCGAGTGCTTTGGCGCTGAATCAGCCGCGCGCCGAATCGAGCGCCGCGATGAGTGCCTGATTAACTTTGTCCGCATCGACTTCTCCGTGAATTTCAATCAGCTTCCCGCTCTTGCGATAATATTTCACTACCGGGCCGATCGTGCGCTCGAAGACCGCCAGCCGGACGCGAACGGCATCCGGGTCGGCGTCATCCGGTCGATAGAGATGCTCGCCGCGGCATTTGTCATACGGGCAGCTCTGGAACGGCGCGACTGCCGGGAAGGGCATCTGGCATTCGCGGCAAATTCTTTGGCCGGAAAGTCGATTCACGATTTCCTCCTCAGAACAACGAGGGAGATGACGGCATTGATCTTTCGTCCGAGTTCAAGGAACAGGGTATCCAGGAACTCGGCCTGATTGAGCGTGCGCGGGAAGCCATCCATGACGACGCCCTGGGTCGCAGGGATCAACCGAATCCAGGCTTCAAACATCGCATCGACGACTTCGTCG is from Verrucomicrobiota bacterium and encodes:
- a CDS encoding nucleoside monophosphate kinase, whose amino-acid sequence is MNISIIGPTGVGKGTQVDRVVVKYDLAPISIGELFKKNIKEQTGLGLLAKRYVSRGELVPDEVVDAMFEAWIRLIPATQGVVMDGFPRTLNQAEFLDTLFLELGRKINAVISLVVLRRKS